The nucleotide sequence CAATCAGCCACTGGAACGACTCTATACGCGTTAACCTATGAACATGATGTGATGTTACCGGTCGAGCTAAGTACAATCAAGCCATaagacaagagttagaagaatTGGAAGAAATTCGGCTTGACACTTATAATTTATAGTGGCACAGAAGAAAATTACCGAGCGAGCCTATAATCAACGAGTCAGACAAAAAACATTCGGAGAGGGAgagttggtttggcaaactgtgctGCCCGTAAGAATCAAAGATCCTAGATTTGGAAAATGGTCGCCAAATTGAGAAGGACTGTTTGTCGTTCACAAAGTTCTCGGCAATAGGGCATACCATCTTAAAGACTGAACCGGTCTAATTCATAAACTACCAATTAATGggaagtttttaaagaagtattaTCCAGTCACTTGGGAGATGCGAGAATAAAAGttcatttcattaattttccaaaAGGGCATACAAGTTACAAAAGATTCTTAAAAGCTAAAATCCTAAGGGGTCGAAGGAATGAAGGCTTCAAGAGTGGCCTTTAGTTCCAACCACCTTACTTTACCTATTGTGACTTCAACTTGCCTTGTCCTTCTATCGAGCTGAAGTTGATGTATTTGCCTTGTGCTAGCCGTGAAGTCTGTTAGTCCAACCTTATTCGCTTCAAAATTCTTTTCAGGGTCTGAAATAACGGCCCACCTTTGCTGGTGAAGTTCGGCAATTTGATGATCAAGGTCAGCCAGCCacgttttctttgtttttatggCCTCGATTTCCTATCAACCGGTTTCATGAGCAGTCTTTGCAGCCTTTAGGTTGTCCTTGGCCCGGAAAGCCTTTTCAAAAGTTGTAAAATAGTGTCAGGTCCGCTCCAAGAGGTTGGACAGGTGGGTGACACTTTCGGTGCTCAGTAAACCACCGGCTACAAGATCATTCAGGCATTCTCCCATAGAGTCGAGGCCTTTACATTGAAAGATTTGCGAGGCCAAAAGGGATAAGAGTCCCTATAACTAGGTGAAGGCATTGGATTCGACCATAGTTACGGAAAGCTCAGCCAACGTGGCAGATGGCCCGGCCACTCCAGAGGTACTTGAGAGGAGAACATCTAGCTCGACTTCCCATGAAGGCTGCACATGAAAAGATTttggaaaaaaaggaaaatcgtAAAAAGATAACAGAGGGAATTTGTTTTAAACCTGCCGAAAtgagacttcggccatgtccCCTAGTTCATTGTGCAAACTTAGAGAGCTTAATGGTTAAGTCCAGTGTTTAAGATTGCTTCTAATTCCCATGGCCGATGAAGGTTATCTACATTCGACGGCCACTGaggtggccaggaaatataaaTAACACCCTTCAACATAGAATTTTCGATGAAACGAGTAAttgggcacctgacatttaataacTTTTTGGTTTAGAATTCTAAAGCAAAAAGTTAATAGAAGGATAAGAAAGTTTCTTAAGAAGGCCGAAGTAACCTCCTGTGGAGGAATGCCGAGATTCTGATATTGGGAATGAATCAGTGTCTTTCCCGTCGTTTCTATCTCGACAGCAGACATCACTTCATGCCCCTCGTTCGCTTCAATAGCAATAGGGTTGACTTGGCCAGCCATTTCAACCATCAACTGAGGAATGGTGGGCGGTCGCTCGGCCGATTGAGGGCACTTCATTAACAAAGGTTCTTCACTCTCGCCCTCATAGACAGAGAAAGGTTATTCATTAGTCCGGAGATCCAGTTAAGTGGAGAAGGATAATTGCTAACAAAATGGTCGTACTTCTTCCTCCACGATgattattgttttcttttttggatttgGGGGAGGGTTTTTCTCGGCCATAGTGGCCGCTTTCCCAATGGCAGCAGTTACTAAACCAATAGCAGAAGTAACAACCGGCTTTGAAGTGATAGGTACCTCGACCAATGAGGCAACAATTGGTTGGATCACGGCTGGGATAGTGGGTTGCACTTCAGTTGCCTGAGCCATTGGAGGATTTTACAGTCCCCTTGCCGAGGCTTCAACAACAGGAGGAGAGAGGGAAACGTTAGGAGCAATTGCCCCTGTATTCTGACTCAAGATCACTAGAATCTCTCGTTCACCcttctttgcttttttttaaTGCTTTTTTGGGGCGGGGCAACATTTCCAGCCGTTTCTCCCTCACGGCAAGGTTGTTTGTTTGGTGTGAGTGGCACAATAGTGGCCGCCACTAGAGTAAGAGATGTCGCGGGAGCTTGAACAGTTGCAGTCTTCTTTGGAGGAGCgggtttcttttttgttgtaaCCATCGCAGCGGTGTTAGCCCATTTTGTTGGACGACTCACTGAAAATAGACTCAAGTTatgatgaaaataaataaaggacGCATACCTTGGGttgcttctttggattttggggCGGGGCTTTCTTTGGATGGTCATCGAAGATCTTTTTGACAACATCCTCGACCGGTGTGCTAAAGAATTCTTGGACATATGCATCCCACCATTCAGCAAAAGTGTTAGTGCTGTGAGTTTCAAGGACGTTCGACTGAAGGCGGAGTTTTGTGCACCTTTCTTGAAATTTCAGTTGGCCTCTCTACATTATTTTTCCGACAAACCAGAGAGACGTCCTCGACTTAGAATAGATTGGGAAGTAAGTAGAGGCACAGGGCATCCTTGGAGGTAGCCAAGTTGCCAAGCAGTAAAGTGGGGGTGGTAGACTTCCTAACTTGCGCGTCGAGCATAGCAACCAAGGGGAAAATGGCGAACTAGCACGAACGCCCCTTAGTTTTCTCGAAGATCGGTGTCTTCGATCTCATCCCATACTGAGGAGATGGAAGAGGGGTACTCTTGACGACGGTAGATTAGGAACTCATCGTCAGAGAGATCTTCTAGGCCGAAGAAGTATTTAAAGATTTTTTCGGCCAAGTGTGGAGGAGCTGGTCTGGAAGCCAATCAGAGACATAGCGCTTCGGTGGTCTTGAAGCTAGGGATTTCTGGCCTCAGGTGGCGAAGTAAACTTACAACCAGAATTGGAAAACCCAAAGTAGGCCGTTCTGGTGCAGGTCAATTTTGGTGATGGTCGTTTCAGCCAAGCAGAGCGTGAGATTGGCAAGGATGGCCGAGCTAAGAGCTAGGGTGTGACCACTAGCCAAGGCCTCGGCCAGTAGCATGTTTTTTATCAAACATTTATTCGACATGgtacaaacaataaatttgttgtaccagtagaataaGAAGGCTTCGTGTTCTCCCTTCAAAGGTCTTCTTCCCTTCGGCCAGCAAAGTGGTGGATGAGAGTGTTATAGTTAAAGAAGTTCTTGTGCAGCTTCTGGACTTCTTCTTTTAGGGCTTCTTGGTCTTTCTTCTTTAGGGCTTCGATGGCACGTTCTTCAAATAATGCTTTAAGATCTAAGTTGAATTGATACCCAGGAATGACGACATTAATTGGAAGACCAGATGAAGAAGTGCCAAGGATGATCGATATGTTGAGCACAGTCGGGCCAATAGGGCCTAGAGGGAGTACATTGTGTTGGTAGCCGAGCACCAAAAACTCAGGGCTGCCGTGAGAAGCTCCCGGTCCATAACAATCTTAATTGTCGAGAGCTTAATAGCATCATAAATGCTAAGAGTTTCACTCTGTGCTGAATAACTTCTCCATGCGTTCGACTGAATCTACCCAAGACGCAGTGGTCaagggccaagctccttgaggcCTGGCCGAATCCTACTTCGACCAATCATACCCCTGGAGCAAGGGTTTCAAGCAATTAGCTTTGAGCATTTCATTAATGGTCTTTGGGACAacgtccttgaaaataggtccTAATATCTGGTGGGAAGCAACTGAATCACCTTTAAATCGTAAGGTCTTGATAGCGTTTCGGTCGATGAAGTCTTTGCACTTCGCACACTCCTTAGAAAGCTTGGTGATAAAAGTGTTGGAAGCCATTGTAGAAGAATTCAATGATTTTTTATGGGTTTGAGGATTTTCTGGGACTggatttttctgggttttgagaTCTTTTGAGATATGAAAGCAAATGGCAATAAAGATTCAAaaattttgaaagcataaagttTGAATGGAAAAGAGCTGGGTATTTATAggtgatgtgatataaaatagcacacaaacttaaacctttttttatgtagttgtagtatgaataagtagggatcgttataggccggggattagaatgGATGCTAATATCTCaattttaaactctaaaacactaaactagactcaaaaacagaaaactagactctaatgactcaaaacaaactagaatgactcaaaacaacacaaaacaagtaaattgactcaaaacagaaactaagggTGACTTTGGATGAATTATgatttaacttgactcaaaacactaatgaaaatagatttaaataggtcctagctaagtaaacacgaaatattaaaggggggattggttttttgacgaatttaaaacttaaacaaacaagttacagaaattaaataaagggtACAAATTTGGAAtgaattgatgggtgataggctagctagagagtcattctccacacatgacacatatgcataaaaatcgatttccaattattattccgataaaccatgaatgacaatgcctcaaattaattatgaactgcataaattaactctcagatttccctaatttcattgaattggactcagcgacgcaatcaaattattcttatcaagttccctatatgaacaacatgatagagatacatattaaagatcattaagttctatgaaaatcataagcattgataagacattcgtaactatgagaagcatgatactcctaccatggatttacttaacacaatcatgactagtgacttccactacttataaatataagttcataacgattaggtgaaattcccttatattttagcatcaaattcttGCATggaaactaagtatgcatccttaatcaacatacaagaataagttatcaatcaaacagataagtaaatcacattcatgttttatgaaacaataactcgagaaaatcaattcatatcacatatatgttcatggctttgaattctcctctagctaaaacgagtttagctcctcatgttcgcaattcAACAagtataattaaatttaaacattgaaaacaaaagattgaatacaactagaaatgctccaacaatccaaaaagTCTTGAATGGCAGGTACGACTCCAAGCTATCCTCTCCTTCCTTACAAAGTTGCAGCACCAAGGTGTTTGTCTCTGAAATTAGGTTATGGTGTGTGGTGGATGGGGTGGTCTCTTCTTTGGTGCGGCAGAATGTATATATTTCTAGGGAGAAAGGCACggctcttttgttttttttttttttttttttttttttttgtgggaaaGATTTGCACTCCAAATCGTCAAGGAAAAAGGCTaattaaaatcagaatccaagaggaaaaaggaaagaaagatgCAGCAGGATATTGGAGGAAAGAGGAATGGAGTGCACGACAAGGAATGGTCTTCTAGAAGGAATAGGTGCGGCAACCTTGTAGGATTAGGATTAAGCCTTCTAGAATCATATATTTAGGTGTCCTAATATAATTAGGGATCCCCCTGAACTAAAGTAATGTAGGATTAGGATTAAGCTAAGACAAAATAAGGTATTTTGGCTCATgttccttctttctttgttgaactccatatcttctttgtcttgaactaattcttccatctctttagcatattcttagcccttcttgaacttcaaattcgtcaatccaccttgctccatgcatgtgctatccattccaagcccttttcttgccacttttgccaattgaacctacaaacacacgaaaatagctttaaacactataataaatataaactaactaagtaaatgcaaggaaataggctaacaaagtcgcataaatatgctcctatcaataggcAATCTGGAAGGAAGATCaaccatttgaattttttttaaataagggGTAGAATCAACCGAAAAAATTTGATAATCATAATGGATATTCAGAAGACCTAGGTGAAGGGACCAAGGTTTTCGTGGTTTGAGGATGCATGTTTGTGTGTGATGGCGGAATTAATGGCGAAGTGACATTTCGATGATCGCACGTTTCAAGGGTCATTATTAATGCCAGATGAGTAGGCTAAGGAGTTGCCACATGGTAGAGCATTTGACAAAATTAAGATCGTGTAATCGTGCTTCATAAATGCGCCTGGTGGATGGAATATTCGAGACTTTTCATCATCTTTTAAAGATACCTTAAGGGTTTGATTttacttcttcaaggtcgaaacTCAGCTAAGGAGTTCTACGCCgaagacctcagaagcgagggggtaatgtttgggcccaaaataatattattgggccggGCTTGAGTTTATGTTCGGTGCAGAGCTCTTCCaaaaaatactatgggccgtCCAGTGATCATAAGCCACCCAGTAAGGTTAGCcgagtcctattgcaagaaggATTGATCTGGGTAAGAGCGAATGAGTCGAGTCCTAGTATAATAAGGAGTCTCAATGGAATGAGGATGTTCAAATTTGAGAAATGAATGTGGCCGGATAAAGAGtgtggttcaaagtcctaatggaggTAGGATTGGCCGAGACTTGGTTAGAGTAGGATAAAGAACCCTAATCCGAGTATAGTTTTGGTTCGGCCATGACGAGATTGGCTACGATAAATAAGAAGGGGGTGCATCATTCTAaagcccctccaattcaacacacaaactgtcATGCGCAAACCCTCAAtctacgcgaaacctctcaacaaccttgagattttcattttctttttccgccaacacatcttcagtttggataaacagcgcTGTGAAGGCAACtggtgacatcttcagtttggataaacagcactgttgccgtagaatcaaccgaccgcgaagcaccttcagtttggataaaacAGCACTGCGTTGAGGTTGATTgcttatctatccaagtctcagtcgagaaagattttcgaatccttattggcaaatGTCATCTCATCAACCTTTTCGGCGAAGTTAGGTGTTACAAATTACTgggctcggcacattgaacaCCTAGtagttttatgattggatactcacaagtaagttttCGAGTTCGACATTTTGATGGCCGAatcacatttaccatcaagacatacatttcttttgagtatttgtgtccatataATTTGGTACCGGTTCAACATGCTTATaatcttacgaatataatcactgtgactgAACTCGACGCCAACGATCCATGAACTTCGCAAAAtcagcagccttgtcttcaggctctagaatctgaaggtcgagaCATGTTCTTTCCTCGGCTGCAGTcctaagatcaagaagtcagcagcgcactcaacgcaacatcaacatattttactcctcgaccgagctcagccgacgagttggcacgtctTGCATCAATCGAATGACGCAGTTAGTTTATTAGTTACTCGTCCTGCAAGCCACGTAGGcttgtagtttttagggtcaacagtatGCCTTAAAATGAAGATCAAAATGTCAATGTGGTAATTTGGGACAGTAATGAAGCTTTAACATCGCTTTATGTGAATCGAATGACATAGTTAgttcattagttactcggcctgcaagccacgtaggcttggtagtttttaaggtcaacagTATGCCTTAAAATGAAGATCAAAATGTCAATGTGGTAATTTGGGACAGTAATGAAGCTTTAACATCGCTTTATGTTCACATATGTGAGTTTGCTCAATTGGTTACAAAATCATGTTAACTTGactttgaataaataaataaattacaactGATTATAATATGACATTAATTTACATGTTCTTGAGTGAGAAAATCTTAGTTGTAACCGGTAATATTTAAGGGGAGTGCTAAAAATCTTTGCACTAATTTGTGTATTTGAATAGTGCTAAAAGACCGTTAATGCTTTTGGCTAGGAATTAATAATGAgaaatagaaaatataatttcagCGACATATAAGTCatgtttttgtgaaaaaaaaaattgacatgtGTCAtgtgaagaaatgaaaaaatctAAATGCAAATGTTGCTAGCACTATTTACTTATCATGAATAATTATGTAAAGGTATGAGCACCATTTCTAGTTTTTGACATATTATTCATTAATTTGTCGAAAAATGTGCATCTCACGTTAAAGTTAGCTATTTATCACATGAAAATTAGGTATCTAATCACGTAAATGATGTCGTTTTATCTTATATGTAATAATCGTGCATTCCAGTTCAATATATACTTATCCGATTACAAGTAACCAACCACCtaatattatttaaaacatGTGGTTTATTAGCATTTCATGTCGTCACAATGACCTAGGTTTCCTTTCTAATAAGTTGTGAGGGGATCGATTGAGTCACGTCTGAAGTTTCTTGTCATAGTTTTTTGCTTGTAATTGCATGTTTTGTGCAATAAAAGAATATAATTATTATTGATCTATGATGAGTAAACGaaacaaaaaaatggaaaagaaaacaaaagcaaaaagaCCATGATTTAACTTgttacaaaagaaaataaaaggaacaACATCAAATAATCATGCgatttagtactacagtctaataatatatttttttcgttagtaagtaagagatcttagaTTTAATTATTGCCAAAGACGAacttgaactacattattactagttaATTACGAGATTAAGTTCACTTTTCTTTACTTTAATgcagataatattattttaaaaaaaaattaaaaaaaaaaatcaaataatcttatactttttaatttcaaatcaCAAGCACATTGCTCCAAAATCATAAATAACTTCAAATCAAATAAGCCACCCAAACGAAAGGGAAAGGACAATTGAAAAGTACCAacaaccctaatttttttttaagactccAAAAAAGGACATTGACCGTACTCAATCCAATTCTCTAGAAAACCACACCCTTCAAAGTTCGAACTGCAAACAACACCACACCCAATATACTAttcaaccatttttttttttttttttaagttatctGAAAGAAcggtaaatattaattttaagtaAGTGaatagttaatttaaaaaaaataataataaaaattatttaaaaagtcGAACTACTTGGTAGTTTAAATTATCAAAAGCAATACCTATTCAACACCTACAAACACGTATTACACAACATTTAGCATATTGAGTTTACCATACTAGGTGGTAGTTTCAATTTTACAGTTTCGAAGTGGAAATTTGCTCACTACTCTAAGGACCAAAATCAGTATTATGTATGCCTTAAAATGAAGATCAAAATGTCAATGTGGTAATTTGGGACAGTAATGAAGCTTTAACATCGCTTTATGTTCAAATATGTGAGTTTGCTCAATTGGTTACAAAATCATGTTAACTTGACTTTGAATCTCCTTTTATCATGAGTTGAAATAGGGTTTATTTGAaactgcttttaaaataattaaaaccgtTATTTGAGAAAATGTGATTTCACCAATAAAGTGATTTTCTTGGATTCACTTGTCATTTTACTAAGAAATGGTTTCAAAagtattttcaccaaaaatgttttcaaccatttaaaacCACTTTTAAACAAGTCCATATTTTAAAATATCATTGAAAAACATCGGTTTATACCTAGAATGAGAAGATCAACTTACATAAGATTAATTCGCCGTCGTTTTGGCTCGGCTCAATAAATTATGTGAAATAAACTTacatatattaataaattattaaactaaaaCATCACGTAACAATAAACTCAGTCGGTGTAAGTGTTTCTCAAGGATGAGACCCCACTCAAATTTTCTTTCCATGGCCGTTAATAATTGTCCCAGAAAAAGGTCGTTAATAAAGCAGCAGCTGTAGATTTGGTCATGTGAGGCCCGTTCGACTAGGGCCCACAAATAGGCCCCACCCTATTACATTTTTCCTAAGCATCTTAATTCTAAAATCTCCGATCcaccaaaatttaaaacacaGAAAATGACACAACGATGCGTTTGGCGGGATCCACCACCATCGAATAGTGAATGAACGGTGACGATGTTACATTAATCTTAAGTGGCCGCTTGGACCCACCAGCCGTTGATCACACCACCCTCACCCTCCACACATTTGGCTCCTTAGTTGTTTATTTTTGAAggaaattaaagaaaagaatttgaaatctttgaattttataaataatgataaaataaaaagtgaagtaaataataccatgattgaattttttaatataaaaaaataatttttggttaaattaaacaataccaaaatttttttgttaaaattcttttatttttttgcgtGTAGCATCACCATCAACCAAAACGATAATAAACGAGGGCACTTTTGtaatttgaaaaattactaCAGCAgctatttataataatttaatttgacaaaaatcaaacataaaagttctcacttaaaaaaaaataaaattactacacCTAAGTaccaaatgataaaaataatcATTGTATGAAAATATAAGTAAGATAATTATACacaacaaaaaatagaaaaaaatctGTGCTGTAATATTGATAAGCAACAAGTAACAACATTAGTGTACACAAAGAGAGACCGGCATCCCTTTTAATTAACCATccatatgttttcaaaaaaattaaaagaaaaaaaacaactgAGGGTGAAGGGGTAAAATCGTACTTTCCAGCTATAAGCGCCACAAACAACAGCCGGGTTGCAACGGGCTCTCCAACAGTAAGCACGATCAACGGTTAGGATTGGCTCTACCGAAATCCGCCAGCTTCCTTGACCGGTTCTTGCAGAACGACGCCGCTACGCGAATCTCGCCGGCGATCTCCGGCGGCAATCCCTTCTGGTTCCAGTGCCGGTTCGGGCTGGCTCGAACCAGCGGGCTCAGGCAAAACGCCAGACCCGATACGTTGTTCTTTCCCTGCCCGGCGCGTGCCCTCCGCGTCGACGACGGAGCCAGCGTCGGCGTCTTCTTCCACTCCGGCGTCGTCGCCGACGAATCACCGCTTCCCGACCGCGATCGATTGCAGTCTTCGAAGGGATCGGGCGTCAGGTCCGGGGACAATCCGCGAGGTCTCGGGAAACCGGAGGACTCGTCGGCGTAGAGATGTTTCGATCGATTCCGCGTTTTCCTAGCGAAGATCGAAGAGAACCACGAGGGCGACGAAGCCGACGACGATGACCTGGCCGGTAGCGACGAATCCCTAGGATCCGACCAGGACTTATCGGATCTGGATCGGAAAAGACTCGATAAGAGCGAGAACCGCGTCTTGCTCTTCTTGCACGAGCCTTCAATCGTGGAGTTGGCGTTGGTATATGTAGGGCCCACCTGAGGCGTA is from Pyrus communis chromosome 10, drPyrComm1.1, whole genome shotgun sequence and encodes:
- the LOC137748512 gene encoding uncharacterized protein; the protein is MRCKKHLADLTSTLGVCASCLRERLAALIEAQIQAQAQLSRLHSRTTAAAPLDEPNRKSDPNPPPLIFPRSVSPYVSRRKSDDSTWHYHHHRPDHNQQHHHHHHQQQHRIRFYSTPQVGPTYTNANSTIEGSCKKSKTRFSLLSSLFRSRSDKSWSDPRDSSLPARSSSSASSPSWFSSIFARKTRNRSKHLYADESSGFPRPRGLSPDLTPDPFEDCNRSRSGSGDSSATTPEWKKTPTLAPSSTRRARAGQGKNNVSGLAFCLSPLVRASPNRHWNQKGLPPEIAGEIRVAASFCKNRSRKLADFGRANPNR